One window of Nymphaea colorata isolate Beijing-Zhang1983 chromosome 1, ASM883128v2, whole genome shotgun sequence genomic DNA carries:
- the LOC116253594 gene encoding endochitinase 4-like, whose product MARKSCKGLVGVMVMMVVALLLELGSAQGPPQPRTIVTPRFYNRLLAAVPSRCPGKRLYTYNAFILAAESFAGFGTTGTIVTRKREMAAFLANVMHETGSLCYTREIRPQSRYCSPSARQYPCLPGRSYYGRGPLQLTWNYNYGAAGRYLSLNLLRNPDLVALDGTVSFKTAVWFWMENSRCHSGITTGRGFGSTIRAINGGECGGGRPDAVRSRVEFYLRFCREFGVTPGPNIYC is encoded by the exons ATGGCGAGGAAGAGTTGCAAGGGGTTGGTAGGGGTAAtggtgatgatggtggtggcTCTGCTGCTGGAGTTGGGTTCAGCACAGGGCCCTCCGCAGCCAAGGACGATTGTGACCCCTCGGTTCTACAATCGCCTCCTCGCTGCCGTTCCCAGCCGGTGCCCCGGGAAGCGTTTGTATACGTACAATGCCTTCATTCTTGCTGCCGAGAGCTTCGCCGGCTTCGGTACCACCGGCACCATCGTCACCAGGAAGAGGGAGATGGCCGCTTTCCTTGCCAATGTGATGCACGAGACTGGAA GTTTGTGCTACACTAGAGAAATAAGGCCTCAATCAAGATACTGCAGTCCAAGTGCAAGGCAGTATCCGTGTCTGCCAGGCAGGAGCTACTATGGCAGAGGCCCCCTTCAGCTTACTTG GAACTACAACTATGGTGCAGCAGGACGATATCTAAGCTTGAATCTACTGAGAAACCCTGACCTCGTAGCTCTGGACGGGACTGTGTCCTTCAAGACGGCGGTCTGGTTCTGGATGGAGAACAGCAGGTGCCACAGCGGGATCACCACCGGCCGTGGATTCGGGTCCACCATCAGGGCCATCAACGGCGGCGAATGCGGAGGAGGAAGGCCAGATGCTGTGAGGAGCAGAGTTGAGTTCTATCTCAGGTTCTGCAGGGAGTTTGGTGTGACTCCCGGACCGAACATTTATTGCTGA
- the LOC116253585 gene encoding rho GTPase-activating protein 6-like produces MVPIYGADDRAEAGEVGLTRATHVSEEMASAPLTALERPRGRGTNTVFKSGPLFISSKGIGWKSWKRRWFILTRTSLVFFKNDPNALPHRGGEVNLTLGGIDLNNSGSVVVREDKKLLTVLFPDGRDGRAFTLKAESSEDLFEWKAALEHALAEAPDASLVMGHNGIFRNDVSDTFEGSFQEWKDKHPVKSLVVGRPILLALEDIDGSPSFLEKALCFLEQFGSKIEGILRQAADVEEVERRVQEYEQGKTEFSPEEDAHVVGDCVKLVLRELPSSPVPASCCTSLLEAYRIDQKEARVAAMRAAISETFPEPNRRLLQRVLKMMRSVAHNTAENRMTASAVAACMAPLLLRPLLAGECELEDDLDMSGDCSAQFLAAANAANNAQGIIRTLLEEYENVFDEEHLNVFPSVNYQMEDSGSDDSVNDEHVKVHDDVYHDLHHEDDDGAQHAERMDSGKLSGSSGNDASDLYDYKVFEGADSDVEFLKDTHTSEVNKLTPREFGGDNKLQGPQSKSKEFFQTDKESPLVVPNAEPYVSTGDVSSSVSRRVVPCPGHEPCTEKLINKTNGTLSSTKRSNFWGRSGARKNLSMESIDSPSDEELVIRRLESTKNELRNRIAKEAKGNAILQASLERRKLALHERRLALEQDVSRLQEQLQAERDLRAALEAGLSMSSGQFSSRSMDSKTRAELEEIALAEADVARLKQKVAELHLQLDQQRQHHFGSLSDAYDQYQLLQKFQSQPKIFQQDFDSTLAFCNYERAQRSEDPSSAWRSIKPQVAQSVLNRQVQWKPPADLSSPAISKVSEASTSLSTDEICAIDSSVNKASGDLEGNEQPRQPLASSTLVELTTRLDFFKERRSQLMEQLHNLDLSYRPNSQGPVYKASPPWTSPR; encoded by the exons ATGGTTCCGATTTATGGCGCGGACGATCGCGCGGAGGCCGGGGAGGTAGGGTTGACTAGAGCGACGCATGTCTCGGAGGAAATGGCGTCTGCTCCCTTGACGGCACTGGAGCGCCCGAGAGGTAGAGGGACGAACACG GTTTTCAAGAGTggtcctcttttcatttcctcaaAGG gaattggttggAAGTCATGGAAGAGACGGTGGTTCATACTTACACGAACGTCATTGGTGTTCTTCAAAAATGATCCT AATGCACTTCCTCATCGAGGAGGTGAGGTGAACCTTACTCTTGGTGGGATTGACTTAAACAATTCTGGAAg TGTGGTAGTCAGGGAAGATAAGAAGCTCTTAACTGTCTTATTCCCTGATGGACGTGATGGACGAGCTTTCACGCTTAAG GCGGAGTCATCAGAGGATTTATTTGAATGGAAAGCAGCACTTGAGCATGCCTTGGCAGAAGCACCTGATGCATCTCTTGTGATGGGACACAATGGAATTTTCAGAAATGATGTGTCAGATACTTTTGAAGGGTCTTTCCAAGAAT GGAAAGATAAGCACCCTGTCAAGTCTTTGGTTGTCGGACGACCAATTTTGCTCGCACTTGAAGACATTGATGGGAGTCCATCTTTTCTGGAAAAAGCGTTGTGTTTCCTTGAGCAGTTTG GATCAAAAATTGAAGGAATTTTGCGTCAAGCTGCTGATgttgaggaagttgaacgcagGGTTCAGGAATATGAACAGG GGAAAACGGAATTTTCTCCTGAAGAGGATGCCCATGTTGTGGGTGACTGTGTTAAG CTTGTGCTGCGGGAGCTGCCTTCCTCTCCGGTTCCTGCATCGTGCTGCACTTCACTGTTAGAAGCATACA GAATCGATCAGAAGGAAGCTCGTGTTGCAGCAATGCGTGCTGCAATATCTGAGACTTTCCCAGAACCAAATCGACGGCTTCTACAGAG GGTTCTGAAAATGATGCGCTCTGTTGCTCATAACACTGCTGAGAACAGAATGACGGCATCTGCTGTTGCTGCATGTATGGCTCCACTGCTTCTGCGCCCACTTCTAGCGGGTGAATGTGAGCTTGAGGATGATCTTGATATGAGTGGAGATTGTTCTGCTCAGTTCCTTGCAGCTGCAAATGCAGCCAATAATGCCCAGGGAATTATCAGAACCCTCCTGGAAGAGTATGAGAATGTCTTCGAT GAGGAGCACCTAAATGTCTTCCCTTCGGTGAACTATCAAATGGAAGACAGTGGTAGTGATGATTCAGTAAATGATGAACATGTGAAGGTACATGACGATGTGTACCATGATTTGcatcatgaagatgatgatggagCACAGCATGCAGAACGAATGGATAGTGGCAAGCTGAGTGGAAGCAGTGGGAATGATGCTAGTGATCTATATGATTATAAG GTTTTTGAAGGTGCTGATTCTGATGTTGAATTTCTTAAAGACACTCACACTTCCGAAGTGAACAAATTAACACCAAGAGAGTTTGGTGGTGATAATAAGCTCCAGGGTCCTCAAAGCAAAAGCAAGGAATTTTTCCAGACTGACAAGGAAAGTCCTTTAGTGGTACCTAATGCTGAACCATATGTATCAACTGGAGATGTTTCTTCTTCTGTAAGTAGAAGGGTTGTGCCCTGCCCTGGGCATGAGCCTTGCACAGAGAAGTTAATTAACAAAACAAATGGAACTCTGTCCAGCACTAAGCGGTCAAACTTCTGGGGCCGTAGTGGA GCAAGGAAAAATCTCTCCATGGAATCCATCGATTCACCTAGTGATGAGGA gCTTGTAATTCGGAGGCTTGAGAGTACAAAGAATGAACTGCGTAACAGGATTGCAAAGGAG GCTAAGGGGAACGCGATACTACAAGCAAGTTTGGAAAGAAGAAAGCTGGCTTTGCATGAACGTCGTTTAGCTCTTGAACAAGAT GTTTCAAGATTGCAAGAGCAGCTGCAAGCAGAAAGAGATCTCCGTGCAGCATTGGAGGCCGGGTTAAGTATGTCTTCTGGGCAGTTTAGTTCACGTAGTATGGATTCAAAG ACAAGAGCTGAGCTTGAGGAGATTGCACTGGCCGAAGCGGATGTTGCAAGGTTGAAACAGAAGGTTGCTGAACTTCATTTGCAGCTAGATCAACAACGGCAGCACCATTTTGGGTCTCTTTCTGATGCATATGATCAGTACCAGCTTCTACAGAAGTTTCAGTCACAGCC GAAGATCtttcaacaagattttgattcaaCTCTTGCTTTCTGTAATTATGAAAGGGCACAGAGAAGTGAG GACCCATCATCCGCGTGGAGGAGCATCAAGCCACAGGTTGCACAATCTGTGTTGAATAGACAGGTTCAATGGAAGCCACCAGCAGATTTGTCAAGCCCAGCCATCTCCAAAGTCTCTGAGGCTTCAACAAGCTTGTCTACAGATGAGATTTGTGCCATCGACTCTTCTGTGAACAAGGCATCAGGGGATCTGGAG GGAAATGAACAGCCACGCCAacccttagcatcatccactcTGGTTGAACTAACGACCCGGCTGGACTTCTTCAAGGAGAGGCGTTCCCAGCTCATGGAACAGCTCCACAATCTTGACCTGAGTTATAGGCCTAATTCACAAGGCCCTGTGTACAAAGCATCTCCACCATGGACCAGTCCAAGATAA